Proteins encoded together in one Eubalaena glacialis isolate mEubGla1 chromosome 7, mEubGla1.1.hap2.+ XY, whole genome shotgun sequence window:
- the KCTD6 gene encoding BTB/POZ domain-containing protein KCTD6, with translation MDNGDWGYMMTEPVTLNVGGHLYTTSLTTLTRYPDSMLGAMFGGDFPTARDPQGNYFIDRDGPLFRYVLNFLRTSELTLPLDFKEFDLLRKEADFYQIEPLIQCLNDPKPLYPMDTFEEVVELSSTRKLSKYSNPVAVIITQLTITTKVHSLLEGISNYFTKWNKHMMDTRDCQVSFTFGPCDYHQEVSLRVHLMEYITKQGFTIRNTRVHHMSERANENTVEHNWTFCRLARKTDD, from the exons ATGGATAATGGAGACTGGGGCTATATG atgACTGAGCCAGTCACGTTAAATGTAGGTGGACACTTGTACACAACGTCTCTCACCACATTGACGCGTTACCCGGATTCCATGCTTGGAGCTATGTTTGGGGGGGACTTCCCCACAGCTCGAGACCCTCAAGGCAATTACTTCATTGATCGAGATGGACCTCTTTTCCGATATGTCCTCAACTTCTTGAGAACTTCAGAGTTGACCTTACCCTTGGATTTTAAGGAATTTGATCTGCTTCGGAAAGAAGCAGATTTTTATCAGATTGAGCCCTTGATTCAGTGTCTCAATGACCCCAAGCCTTTGTATCCTATGGATACttttgaagaagttgtggagttATCTAGTACTCGGAAGCTTTCTAAGTACTCCAATCCAGTAGCTGTCATCATAACCCAATTAACCATCACCACCAAGGTCCATTCCTTATTAGAAGGCATATCAAACTATTTTACAAAGTGGAATAAGCACATGATGGACACCAGAGATTGCCAGGTTTCCTTTACTTTTGGACCCTGTGATTATCACCAGGAAGTTTCCCTCCGAGTCCACCTGATGGAATACATTACAAAACAAGGTTTCACAATCCGAAACACCCGAGTGCATCACATGAGTGAGCGGGCCAACGAGAACACAGTGGAGCACAACTGGACCTTCTGCAGGCTGGCCCGGAAGACAGATGACTGA